A DNA window from Vigna angularis cultivar LongXiaoDou No.4 chromosome 1, ASM1680809v1, whole genome shotgun sequence contains the following coding sequences:
- the LOC108341379 gene encoding scopoletin glucosyltransferase: MANKNASLHIFFFPFLAHGHMIPCVDMAMVFAAKGVRTTIITTPLNEQNISKAIQKTKTHQTKEINIQTINFPSTTETGLPEGCEHVNTLPSLASLPAFHKATRLLEEPFEQLLLHHHPNCVVADMFFPWATDSAAKFGIPRLVFHGMSFFSLCAYEVMRLYEPYKNISFDSELFVLPNFPGEIKMTRLQVGSFFRKDDVEAKRFWEEIRESEVKSYGVVVNSFHELEKDYADHYVKKFGRRAWAIGPLSLCKEQKRYRGGKEDEHECLKWLDTKATGSVVYVCFGSMTKFPDSQFREIALGLEASGKEFMWVVGKREKNEEEWVPEGFEDRTKEKGVIIRGWAPQALILEHEAIGAFVTHCGWNSTLEGVVAGVPMITWPVGAEQFYNEKLVIDVLKIGVPVGARKWSSFMGDEDCCIKWDAVENAVKRVLAEEEAEGMRKRAKLLAHMAKRAVEEGGSSYSNLDALVQELLPLSL; encoded by the coding sequence ATGGCAAACAAAAATGCTTCTTTGCACATATTTTTCTTCCCATTCCTGGCTCATGGCCATATGATACCTTGCGTTGACATGGCCATGGTGTTTGCTGCAAAAGGCGTGAGAACCACCATAATCACCACCCCACTCAATGAACAAAACATCTCCAAAGCTATACAAAAGACGAAAACTCATCAAACCAAAGAGATCAATATCCAAACCATCAACTTTCCTTCTACCACCGAGACTGGTTTACCTGAAGGATGCGAACACGTTAACACCCTCCCATCTCTAGCTTCATTGCCAGCTTTCCATAAGGCTACCAGGTTGCTGGAAGAGCCATTTGAGCAACTGTTGCTTCACCACCACCCAAATTGTGTTGTTGCAGACATGTTTTTCCCATGGGCAACTGATTCTGCTGCCAAGTTTGGAATTCCCAGGCTCGTGTTCCATGGGATGAGTTTCTTCTCATTGTGTGCTTACGAAGTAATGAGATTGTACGAGCCTTACAAGAACATTTCTTTTGACTCAGAATTATTCGTTCTCCCTAATTTTCCTGGTGAAATCAAAATGACAAGGTTGCAGGTGGGAAGCTTTTTTAGGAAAGATGACGTGGAGGCGAAGAGATTCTGGGAGGAAATTCGTGAATCAGAGGTGAAGAGCTATGGGGTGGTTGTTAACAGCTTTCATGAACTAGAGAAGGATTATGCAGATCATTATGTGAAGAAATTTGGGAGAAGAGCATGGGCCATAGGTCCGTTGTCTCTTTGCAAGGAGCAGAAAAGATATAGAGGAGGAAAAGAAGATGAGCATGAATGCTTAAAGTGGTTGGACACGAAAGCAACTGGTTCAGTTGTTTACGTGTGCTTTGGGAGCATGACGAAATTTCCTGATTCTCAGTTTCGAGAGATTGCTTTGGGACTTGAGGCGTCAGGGAAAGAATTCATGTGGGTAGTggggaagagagaaaaaaatgaagaagaatggGTGCCCGAAGGATTTGAAGATAGAACGAAAGAGAAGGGAGTAATTATAAGAGGTTGGGCACCTCAAGCGTTGATTCTTGAACATGAAGCTATTGGAGCGTTTGTGACTCATTGTGGATGGAATTCAACATTGGAAGGTGTGGTAGCTGGGGTGCCTATGATCACTTGGCCTGTGGGTGCTGAACAGTTTTACAATGAGAAGTTGGTGATTGATGTGCTGAAGATTGGTGTGCCTGTTGGTGCTAGAAAATGGAGTAGCTTTATGGGAGATGAGGATTGTTGCATAAAGTGGGATGCTGTAGAAAACGCTGTGAAAAGGGTATTGGCAGAGGAAGAAGCAGAGGGAATGAGAAAAAGAGCAAAACTGCTTGCTCATATGGCAAAACGGGCGGTGGAAGAAGGCGGCTCTTCCTACTCAAATTTGGATGCGTTGGTTCAGGAGCTGCTCCCCCTTTCCCTTTAA